A segment of the Streptomyces pactum genome:
GCCGTCCAGCACGGTGTCCGCCACCAGCCCGTCGAGCCCGTCGGGGTCGGCCGACGGCAGCGCGGTGGGCTCGGCGTCGTAGGTGGGCGGCCCGGAGCCGACGTAGTCGCGCGGGGCGGGGTGGTCCTCACCCGGTGCGGGCAGGGGCTGTGGAGGTTGCGCGGGGAGAAACGGCGGCGGGAGCGGGGGCAGGTCGGAGGCGGTGGGGGGAGGCGGCGGTGACGCTGCCGCGCCGGGGGCCGGCCGTGCGGCGGGGGGATCCTGGGCGGAGGGTTCCGTCAGATCGGCGGGGCCGGTCCCCGAGGTGGTGCGGCCGTGGGGTCCCTGCCGGTGCCCGGTCGGTGGCGGAGCCGACGCAGGCGCGGGCCGTATGAGTCCGGGCTCCCGGCCGGCCGGCGGCTGTGGCGGGCCGTCGGTTTCCGCCCCGTGGGCCGTCCCCCCGGGCCCCCGTCCGGGTCCGGGTCCGCGCGGGAAGCTCACCGGGCCGGTGGGTGTGGCGGGCGGCGGTTCCCAGGGGGCTCGCTGCCGGGGCGGCCCGGGAAGGCGCGACGGCGAATCCTCCTCACGCCGCCCATCGCCCGCCCGCGACACCGAACCGGCACCCGGCCCGCCCCCGGCCCGAGGCACCTCACCGCGCGACGGCGAACCCTCCTCACGCCGCGCATCGCCCGCCCGCGACACCGAACCGGCACCCGGCCCGCCCCCGGCCCGAGGCACCTCACCGCGCGACGGCGAACCCTCCTCACGCCGCCCATCGCCCGCCCGCGACACCGAACCGGCACCCGGCCCGCCCCCGGCCCGAGGCACCTCACCGGCACCACGATCACCACCAACGGTGGGCGGCGCCTCACCGGAAACCGGCGGCACCCCACCCGCACCGGGCCCCCGACCGGCACCCGGAGCGCCGCCCGGCGGAGGCGCCTCGGGGCGCAGTGGGGTGTCGGCGTGTGGCGGGCCCGCGGTGCGAGGGCCGGGGACACCGGGCGGCTCGGCCGCCGCCCACCAGGGGGGCCGGTCCTCTTCCGGAGGGGAGTTCCGCTCGGCGGGAGGATCGGTCGCCGCGGGCGGGATCCGGCCCGTCGCCGACGAGGACGGTGTCCTTCCGTCCGCGGTGTCCGGGGGCGGTCCGTCCGCGGTGTCCGAGGACGGTCTGTCCGCGGTGTCCGGGGGCGGTCCGTCCGCGGTGTCCGGGGGCGGTGTCCGGCCGCCCACCGTCCCCGCTGCCGAGGCGAACCGGTCGTCCAGGGAATCGGGCGCGGCCGTGTGGCCGGTGTCGCCGGTGGAGTCGTCGTACAGCCGCCCCCACCAGTCGTCGTCCTGACCGGTGGGCCTTCCCCCCTGCTGACTCATGCTCCCGATTGTCCACCGACGGAGCCGTATGAAAACGGGGCATCCGGAAATTCCGGCGGACCGGTGCCGCGCCGGACGGCGTGTCGGGGGACGTGTCGAACACGTGTGGCGAGGTGGGCGGCCGAGCGGCCCCACCCCCCACGGGAGGACCGCTCGGCGACGCCACATTGGCAGAGTGACCGGCGGTACGGCGATGATGTCCGCAGGCGGGTTTACGCCGTGGCCGTTTTCCGCCAGGGACGGCTCCGCGCGCTGTGGTGGTGAGGTTTGTTCTCGGGGAGGGACTGCACCTGATGCTGGGAGTGCTGGGGCTGGACGACACGCACGAGTCGGCGTACCGGGCGCTGGTGGCCGTGGGCGCGGCCGACGTGCCCGATCTGGCCCGGCGGCTGGTGCTCGGCGAGCGGGACACGGAGCGTGCGCTGCGCCGGCTGGAACAGAACGGGCTGGCCGCCCAGTCGTCGGCCCGGCCCGGCCGCTGGGTCGCCGCGCCGCCGGGGGTGGCACTGGGCGCGCTGCTCACCCGGCAGCGGCACGAACTGGAGAAGGCGGAGCTGGCCGCGGCGCTGCTGGCCGAGGAGTACCGGGCGGCGGCGGCCGAGCCCGCCGTGCACGACCTGGTGGAGGTGGTGACCGGTGCCGCGGCGGTCGCCCAGCGCTTCCTCCAGCTCCAGCTCGGGGCGAGCGACGAGGTGTGCGCGCTGGTCACCGGCAACCCCGTCGCCGTCACCGGCATGGAGAACGACGCGGAGGAGCAGGCCGCCGGACGCGGGGTCGGCTACCGGGTGGTCGTCGAGCGGGCGGTTCTGGACCTGCCCACCGGCATCACCGAGCTGACCGCCGCACTGGGCCGCGACGAGCAGGTGCGCGTGGTGGACCGGGTACCGACCAAGCTGGTGATCGCCGATCGGGCCCTGGCCCTGGTCCCCCTCACGGCGCACTCCTCGGAGCCGGCCGCACTGGTCGTCCACGCCAGCGGCCTCCTGGAACTGCTCTCGGGCCTGTTCGACTCGGTGTGGCGGGACGCGCTGCCGCTGCGGCTCGGCGCGGCCGGCGTGAGCGAGCACGGCCCGGACGGTCCCGACGGCACCGACCTGGAGATCCTCTCCCTGCTGCTGGCCGGACTGACCGACGCGAGCGTGGCCAAACAGCTCGACCTGGGACTGCGGACCGTACAGCGTCGGGTGAAGCGCCTGATGGAACTGACCGGGGTCACGACCCGGCTCCAGCTCGGCTGGCACGCGTACGAGCGGGACTGGGTGGCCCGGACGGGCTGAACCGGCCGCCTGGCCACCCCCGCCCCGCCCGCGGTGCGGGACATCTGCGGACCGGAACCGATTCCGGCACCCTGGACAGATGGGAGCGTGGAATCTCCTGCTGTCCGGCCTGGTCATCCTGCTCGGGCTGTTGGGAGTACTGCTCCCCGGCATGCCCGGGTCGTGGCTGGTGTGGGCCGGGGTCCTGTGGTGGGCGCTGAAGGATCCGCAGTCCCTCTCGTGGGCCGTGCTCGTCGGCGCCACGGTCGTGCTCCTCCTGTCCCAGGCGGTGCGCTGGACGCTGCCGCCCCGGCGGCTGGGCCGGGACGACGCCGGCCGCCGGGTCACGGCGTACGCGGGCGCGGGCGCGTTCGTCGGCTTCGTCGTGGTCCCGGTGCTGGGCGCGATACCCGGCTTCATGGGTGGCATCTACCTCGCCGAACGGCTGCGGCTCGGCCGGCACGGCGAGGCGATGACGGCGCTGCGCACGGCGATGCGCTCGGGCGGCTCCAGCGTGCTGACGGAGCTGTTCGCCTGCCTGCTGGTCACCGGGGCGTGGCTGGGAGCGGTGCTAGCCGGCTAGCGCGGCGCCCTCCAGGGTGAGCAGCCGCGTCTTGCGCTCCAGACCGCCCGCGTACCCCGTCAGGGAGCCGTCGGAGCCGATCACCCGGTGGCAGGGGCGCAGGATCAGCAGCGGGTTGGCCCCGATCGCGCCGCCGACGGCGCGTACCGCCGGCCGGGAGGCACCGATGCGCGCGGCGATCTCGCCGTACGTCGTGGTCGCCCCGTAGGGCACGTCGTCCAGGGCGGCCCAGACGCGCTCCCGGAAGGCGGTCCCCTCGGCGCGCAGCGGCAGCCGGAACTCCTTCAGCTCCCCGGCGAAGTAGGCGGCGAGCTGTTCCGCGGCCGCGCGGAAGGGCCCGGCGTCGTGCCGCCAGCCGTCCTGGACGCTCCGGCCGCCCTTCTGCCCGGGCACGGACAGGGAGGTGAGCGCGCCGTCCGGCCCCGCGGTGAGCAGCAGCCGGCCGACGAGGCTGTCGGTCTCGGTCCAGTAGGTCGTGGTCATCGTGGTCGCGGTCACAGGCATCGTGGTCACAGGGGGCGTGGTCACAGAGGGCGTGGTGGTGGTCGGGGTCTTCATCGGTGCTGCTCCCATTCTCCCGCTGCGCGCAGGTGGTTCAGGGCGTAGGAGCGCCAGGGGCGCCAGGTGTCGGGTACGGCCGGGTTGGGCGGGGCGACGTCCGGGTCGCCGAGGGCGCGGGTGCGGACGACGGCGGCCGTACGGGGGTCCACGCCGGGCACGGCGAGCAGCGCGCGTTCGGCGTCGTCCCGGTCGGCGCCCGGGTCGAGGCGCACGGCGCCGCCTGCGAGGGCGGCGGCGAGCCGGCCCGGGGCGCCGTCCGGCTCGGCCCCGGCGAGGACGGCCGGTTCGGGGAAGAGGTGGGTAAGGGTGCCGCAGGGAGCGTCCAGCGTCTTGCCGTGGCGCCGGACCAGCCGCTCGGCCTCCGTCCGTCCGGTCAGGGCCCGTACGGCGAGTTCGTCGGGGTCCGCGGCGCCCGGTGAGCGCAGCCCGGGGCGGGCGGCGACCAGCGGGGCGAGGCGGGGGTCGGCACCGAGCCGCTCGTCCACGGCGTACGGGTCGGCGTCCAGGTCGAACAGCCGCCGCAGCCGCTGTACGGACGTGGTCAGGTCGCGCAGGTCGGTGAGGTGGAGGCGGGCGTCGAGCCAGCCGCCGCTGCCCGTGGCGGGCGAACCCGGCCGTTCGTCGACGGCGACGATCCCGGTGCCGTACGGCAGGCGCAGGGTGCGGCGGTAGACGCGGCGGCCGGGCGGGCCGCTCACCTCCTCGACGCCGGCCACCGCCTCGTGCTGGAGCAGGTCGAAGACGGGGCCGGCCTGGTAGGGGCCCCGGTGGGCGAGCCGGAGGGGGATGCCGGCGGACGGGGTGGCCGCGCGCCGGGAGCCCGCCCGGTCCCGGGCGGGGGCGGCGGCGCGCAGCTCGCTCGGGGTGGCCGCGTACACGGCCCGGATGGTGTCGTTGAACTGCCGCACACTGGCGAACCCCGACGCGAAGGCGATCTCCGTGACCGGCAGGCCGGTGGTCTGCAGCAGGACGCGCGCGGTGTGCGCCCGCTGGGCGCGGGCCAGGGCCACCGGCCCGGCGCCGAGTTCGGCGGTGAGCTGCCGCTGTACCTGGCGGGCGCTGTAGCCGAGCCGCCCGGCGAGTCCGGCGACGCCCTCGCGGTCGACGACGCCGTCGCCGATGAGCCGCATGGCCCGGCCGACGACGTCGGCGCGGACGTTCCAGTCCGCCGAGCCCGGCACGGCGTCCGGACGGCACCGCCGGCAGGCCCGGAACCCCGAGCCCTGCGCGGCGGCGGCCGTCGCGAAGAACCGCACG
Coding sequences within it:
- a CDS encoding protein phosphatase 2C domain-containing protein yields the protein MSQQGGRPTGQDDDWWGRLYDDSTGDTGHTAAPDSLDDRFASAAGTVGGRTPPPDTADGPPPDTADRPSSDTADGPPPDTADGRTPSSSATGRIPPAATDPPAERNSPPEEDRPPWWAAAEPPGVPGPRTAGPPHADTPLRPEAPPPGGAPGAGRGPGAGGVPPVSGEAPPTVGGDRGAGEVPRAGGGPGAGSVSRAGDGRREEGSPSRGEVPRAGGGPGAGSVSRAGDARREEGSPSRGEVPRAGGGPGAGSVSRAGDGRREEDSPSRLPGPPRQRAPWEPPPATPTGPVSFPRGPGPGRGPGGTAHGAETDGPPQPPAGREPGLIRPAPASAPPPTGHRQGPHGRTTSGTGPADLTEPSAQDPPAARPAPGAAASPPPPPTASDLPPLPPPFLPAQPPQPLPAPGEDHPAPRDYVGSGPPTYDAEPTALPSADPDGLDGLVADTVLDGARYGTCTLRAVSARGDSARYRGDPRRDALLVARFGAGEQALILVAMATGARATAGAHRAAAEVCQWIGRAVGRSHARLAEDLRAARRGELKSGLHRLTDRSLGRLRAGAAEQGLAPEEYAATLRCLLLPADPGCRTRVFFGAGAGGLFRLRDGAWQDMEPGAGDVAGEPVVGFGSPPRARPGQAPDETPEGDRLTMDLGVTTPPGPSGGPPAGPPREPFRFRASVARPGDVLLLCTTGLAEPLLSEPELGEHLARRWSGRTPPGLAEFLADSRVRVKGYADDRTAAAVWEA
- a CDS encoding winged helix-turn-helix transcriptional regulator, yielding MLGVLGLDDTHESAYRALVAVGAADVPDLARRLVLGERDTERALRRLEQNGLAAQSSARPGRWVAAPPGVALGALLTRQRHELEKAELAAALLAEEYRAAAAEPAVHDLVEVVTGAAAVAQRFLQLQLGASDEVCALVTGNPVAVTGMENDAEEQAAGRGVGYRVVVERAVLDLPTGITELTAALGRDEQVRVVDRVPTKLVIADRALALVPLTAHSSEPAALVVHASGLLELLSGLFDSVWRDALPLRLGAAGVSEHGPDGPDGTDLEILSLLLAGLTDASVAKQLDLGLRTVQRRVKRLMELTGVTTRLQLGWHAYERDWVARTG
- a CDS encoding DUF456 domain-containing protein codes for the protein MGAWNLLLSGLVILLGLLGVLLPGMPGSWLVWAGVLWWALKDPQSLSWAVLVGATVVLLLSQAVRWTLPPRRLGRDDAGRRVTAYAGAGAFVGFVVVPVLGAIPGFMGGIYLAERLRLGRHGEAMTALRTAMRSGGSSVLTELFACLLVTGAWLGAVLAG
- a CDS encoding methylated-DNA--[protein]-cysteine S-methyltransferase; this translates as MPVTATTMTTTYWTETDSLVGRLLLTAGPDGALTSLSVPGQKGGRSVQDGWRHDAGPFRAAAEQLAAYFAGELKEFRLPLRAEGTAFRERVWAALDDVPYGATTTYGEIAARIGASRPAVRAVGGAIGANPLLILRPCHRVIGSDGSLTGYAGGLERKTRLLTLEGAALAG
- a CDS encoding bifunctional transcriptional activator/DNA repair enzyme AdaA → MGNGTRPAEHRAHEDSRYEAVRSRDGRFDGAFFFAVETTGIYCRPSCPAITPKRHNVRFFATAAAAQGSGFRACRRCRPDAVPGSADWNVRADVVGRAMRLIGDGVVDREGVAGLAGRLGYSARQVQRQLTAELGAGPVALARAQRAHTARVLLQTTGLPVTEIAFASGFASVRQFNDTIRAVYAATPSELRAAAPARDRAGSRRAATPSAGIPLRLAHRGPYQAGPVFDLLQHEAVAGVEEVSGPPGRRVYRRTLRLPYGTGIVAVDERPGSPATGSGGWLDARLHLTDLRDLTTSVQRLRRLFDLDADPYAVDERLGADPRLAPLVAARPGLRSPGAADPDELAVRALTGRTEAERLVRRHGKTLDAPCGTLTHLFPEPAVLAGAEPDGAPGRLAAALAGGAVRLDPGADRDDAERALLAVPGVDPRTAAVVRTRALGDPDVAPPNPAVPDTWRPWRSYALNHLRAAGEWEQHR